A single genomic interval of Hemibagrus wyckioides isolate EC202008001 linkage group LG13, SWU_Hwy_1.0, whole genome shotgun sequence harbors:
- the bhlha15 gene encoding class A basic helix-loop-helix protein 15 — protein MKSKGKGSKRSKHSWAEQEHADLQLDVEPGSSEQEGSEASLPLGASWRASGIEGHVRTRMGTRRRRCQHSSAKERNMRRLESNERERQRMHNLNNAFQALREAIPHVRMDKKLSKIETLTLAKNYIKALTTIILGMSGARLPHVDAQQHPEDESHKDLSKYLDHIRSLSHSS, from the coding sequence ATGAAGTCTAAAGGAAAGGGCTCAAAGAGGAGTAAGCATTCATGGGCTGAGCAGGAGCATGCTGACCTGCAGCTGGACGTAGAGCCTGGCTCAAGTGAACAGGAAGGATCTGAGGCCTCTCTGCCACTTGGGGCTTCGTGGCGGGCATCAGGAATCGAAGGCCATGTCAGAACGAGAATGGGCACAAGGCGTCGCCGATGCCAACACAGCAGCGCCAAGGAGCGTAACATGCGCCGGCTGGAAAGCAACGAGAGAGAGCGGCAGAGGATGCACAATCTGAACAATGCTTTTCAGGCCCTGCGGGAGGCCATTCCACATGTTCGTATGGACAAAAAGCTCTCCAAGATTGAGACTCTGACACTGGCCAAGAACTACAtcaaagccttaaccaccaTCATCCTGGGCATGTCGGGTGCCCGCCTGCCTCACGTGGATGCTCAGCAGCACCCGGAGGATGAGAGCCACAAGGATCTTTCCAAGTACCTGGACCACATCCGCAGCCTAAGCCACAGCAGCTAA
- the LOC131363207 gene encoding parvalbumin, thymic-like has protein sequence MAFTDFLAASDISSAINACKAKDSFSPKTFFATLGLSKKSPSEIEKVFRMLDQDKSGFIEQDELQLFLQNFSKGARALTAAEMKAFLVAGDMDGDGKIGWEEFSALVNDS, from the exons ATGGCATTTACAGACTTTCTTGCTGCGTCTGATATTTCTTCTGCCATCAATGCTTGCAAAG CAAAAGACTCCTTTAGTCCAAAGACATTTTTTGCGACCCTGGGTCTCTCCAAGAAGTCTCCATCTGAGATAGAGAAAGTTTTTAGAATGCTTGACCAGGACAAGAGTGGATTTATTGAGCAAGATGAGCTACA ATTATTCCTGCAGAATTTCTCAAAGGGCGCACGGGCTCTCACCGCAGCTGAGATGAAGGCCTTCCTTGTGGCTGGAGATATGGATGGGGATGGAAAAATTGGCTGGGAAG AATTCTCAGCTCTTGTGAATGATTCCTGA